ATCTCGAAAATGCGTTTGTCAAAAAAACCGGGGCGACCTATGCCGTTTCGACCAACAGCGGTACATCCGCGCTCCATCTGGCGATGTGCGCGATGGATCTCAAACGCGGCGACAAGATCATCTGCTCGGTGAACTCTTTTCCCTCCGTACCGGAAGTCGTTCGCCATTTCGATGCCGAGCCTATTTTCGTCGATATCGACAGCGAGGATTTCAATATCGACCTGGATGCTTTCGAAAAGATTTTGGAAGAGAACAAGTCGAAAAAGCTCAAAGGGGCGATCATCAACCATGTCGGCGGGCAGCCCACCGATCTGGCGAGACTCTACGAGATAGCCGAGAAGTACGGTATCCGGATCGTCGAAGATGCAAGCGACGCGCTGGGCGGGAGCTACGAGGGAAAACCCATCGGTGCCACGGGTGCCGACATCACCTGTTTCAGCTTCTCCCCCCACATGAAACACTCCATCGCCAATGCGGGGATGCTGCTGTGTGAGGACGATTCGCTCTATGAGCGCTCCATCCTTCTGCGCAACCACGCCATCAAGTCGGACGGATGGGACAAATACGGAAATCTCGAATATATGTACGATGTCGTCGATATCGGGTGCAAATATGATATCAGCATTCTCGATGCCGCCTACGCGCTCGCCCAATACAGTCGCGTCGACAAGATGATAGCAAGACGACAGCAGATCGCGAAAATGTATGACGAACAGCTTGCCGGTATCAAACATGTGACGCTTCCTGTGAAAAAACGGGACCATATTTACCAGCTCTATATCGTGCGCATCGACCGCAACAGGGACGGTTTCGCCCGGGCGCTCAAAGAAAAGGGTGTCCATACGGGGCTGCACTACATTCCTCTGCATCTGATGAGCTACTACAAACAGAAATACAATCTGAGGGTCAACGATTTTCAGCAGGCGCTGCAGACCTATCAGCAGGTGCTTTCTCTTCCCATCTACCACAATATGAGCGACAGTGACGTCGAGTATGTCTGCAACATGGTCAAAGAGGTCGCCGCAGAACATATTTGATGCCCGCCGTTGTCACCTTTTTCGAAAATCTCTACTACCGCCCGAAATGGTACCACTGGGCGGCAGCATTTCTGCTTCTTCCTTTTTCGATTCTCTACGCTTCGATCATGTGGATTCGACGCAGGATCGTTCGCCGCAGAAGATTCAAACTCCCGATCATAGGGGTGGGGAATCTGCTCGTCGGCGGCAGCGGCAAGACGCCGATGACGATCACCCTGGCGAAAAGGTACGAGAAAGCGGCCGTCGTACTGCGCGGCTACGGCCGCAAGAGCAGGGGGCTCGTGGTAGTCAGCCGATGGGGACGCATCGAATCGGATGTCGAAACGAGCGGCGACGAAGCGATGCTGCTGGCGCGATCACTGCCCGATGCGACGATCATCGTCGCCGAAGACCGCATCGAGGCGATCGAAAAAGCCCATGCGATGGGGGCAACGATCGTTTTTCTCGACGACGCTTTCAGCAAAGTGGGGATAGAAAAGTTCGAGATACTTCTCTATCCCGCCAAAACTCCCAACATCCTGCCGCTTCCTTCAGGGCCCTTTCGCGAATTTCCGTCGGAGAAAAAGTTTGCAGACCTCGTGCTCGTGGAAGGAAGGGATTTCGAACGCATCGTCACATGCGAGGGATGTGACGAGCCAATGCTTCTGGTCACCGCCATCGCCAATCCCCAGCGGCTGGAACCCTTTTTGCCAAAAGGGCGGATCAAAGGGCGCCTGATACGTCCGGACCATGCCTGGTTCGACACAAACGAAATTGAAAGAGCGATGCAAATTGCCGGCGTAAAAAAGATTCTGACCACACAGAAAGATGCCGTGAAACTTGAAACATCCGGTTTTGACATGGCACTTCTTACGCTTCGGCTGCGCATTGAACCTACCGT
This genomic interval from Hydrogenimonas urashimensis contains the following:
- a CDS encoding DegT/DnrJ/EryC1/StrS family aminotransferase, whose translation is MYHIKKDEEHHVAREIPFFKPDIGNAEREQIEQVLDLEGETKIEDLENAFVKKTGATYAVSTNSGTSALHLAMCAMDLKRGDKIICSVNSFPSVPEVVRHFDAEPIFVDIDSEDFNIDLDAFEKILEENKSKKLKGAIINHVGGQPTDLARLYEIAEKYGIRIVEDASDALGGSYEGKPIGATGADITCFSFSPHMKHSIANAGMLLCEDDSLYERSILLRNHAIKSDGWDKYGNLEYMYDVVDIGCKYDISILDAAYALAQYSRVDKMIARRQQIAKMYDEQLAGIKHVTLPVKKRDHIYQLYIVRIDRNRDGFARALKEKGVHTGLHYIPLHLMSYYKQKYNLRVNDFQQALQTYQQVLSLPIYHNMSDSDVEYVCNMVKEVAAEHI
- a CDS encoding tetraacyldisaccharide 4'-kinase; this translates as MPAVVTFFENLYYRPKWYHWAAAFLLLPFSILYASIMWIRRRIVRRRRFKLPIIGVGNLLVGGSGKTPMTITLAKRYEKAAVVLRGYGRKSRGLVVVSRWGRIESDVETSGDEAMLLARSLPDATIIVAEDRIEAIEKAHAMGATIVFLDDAFSKVGIEKFEILLYPAKTPNILPLPSGPFREFPSEKKFADLVLVEGRDFERIVTCEGCDEPMLLVTAIANPQRLEPFLPKGRIKGRLIRPDHAWFDTNEIERAMQIAGVKKILTTQKDAVKLETSGFDMALLTLRLRIEPTVFDAIERYVERFDTQRPAAAPT